The Gemmatimonadales bacterium genome has a window encoding:
- a CDS encoding glycogen/starch synthase, whose protein sequence is MRTIRPRLDYPSVVHLTAEYWPFARTGGLAEAVRGLASFQAGCGHHTTVLVPLYRSVTEMAPDLEPAGEPFSVPVGPRREEARLLRLCSGGAGPRVFFVENAQYFDRSGIYGEAGADYPDNARRFAFFCAAALQQLPRLVQGPAVLHAHDWHTALAPVYLRAVLAGDPFYDRMASVVSVHNAGFQGHFPFETLADVGLPDSLYDLKRLEWYGRVNVLKGGLAYADMATTVSPTHAIELRTEAGGFGLHDTFVGLRDRFVGILNGIDTVIWNPETDTEITANYSAADQSGKRRCKAALQRAWKLPERARTPVFGMSARLVAQKG, encoded by the coding sequence GTGAGGACGATCCGCCCACGGCTTGACTATCCCTCCGTCGTCCACCTGACAGCGGAGTACTGGCCGTTCGCCCGCACCGGCGGCCTGGCGGAGGCGGTGCGGGGATTGGCGTCGTTCCAGGCCGGGTGCGGTCACCATACCACCGTGCTGGTGCCGCTATATCGGTCCGTGACGGAAATGGCGCCGGATCTCGAGCCGGCCGGCGAGCCGTTCTCGGTACCGGTCGGGCCGCGGCGCGAGGAGGCGCGGCTGCTTCGCCTGTGCTCTGGGGGCGCGGGGCCGCGGGTCTTCTTCGTCGAGAACGCGCAATACTTCGACCGGAGCGGGATCTACGGCGAGGCAGGCGCCGACTATCCCGACAACGCGCGCCGGTTCGCTTTCTTTTGCGCCGCGGCGCTCCAGCAGCTGCCCCGGCTCGTCCAGGGCCCCGCCGTGCTGCACGCCCACGACTGGCACACCGCCCTCGCTCCCGTGTACCTGCGAGCGGTGCTCGCGGGCGACCCGTTCTACGACCGCATGGCGTCGGTGGTGTCGGTCCACAACGCCGGCTTCCAGGGCCACTTCCCGTTCGAGACGCTGGCGGACGTGGGGCTGCCGGACTCGCTCTACGACCTGAAGCGGCTCGAGTGGTATGGCCGGGTGAACGTGCTCAAGGGTGGCCTGGCCTACGCCGACATGGCGACGACAGTGAGCCCCACGCACGCGATCGAGCTGAGGACCGAGGCCGGCGGATTCGGGCTGCACGACACGTTCGTCGGGCTGCGGGACCGGTTCGTCGGGATCCTGAATGGCATCGACACCGTGATCTGGAACCCGGAAACCGACACTGAGATCACGGCGAACTACTCGGCCGCCGATCAGTCGGGGAAGCGCCGGTGCAAGGCGGCGCTCCAGAGGGCGTGGAAGCTTCCGGAACGCGCGCGCACTCCGGTGTTCGGGATGAGCGCGCGCCTCGTGGCCCAGAAAGGG